A section of the Rhodospirillales bacterium genome encodes:
- a CDS encoding GNAT family N-acetyltransferase translates to MTITYRLAETELDRMRCAHLRGIVFGGEQNSPVNLDIDEHEETARHFLAMDGTEYCAAARWRIPEPGIARLERIVVHPNWRKKGIGHRIVRAMLDDVEKSMPECRLIRLCAQDYAIPFYQRLGFAVVGDGFLDETDYPHHWMEKPA, encoded by the coding sequence GTGACCATTACCTATCGCCTTGCCGAAACTGAACTGGACCGAATGCGCTGCGCGCATCTGCGCGGCATTGTATTCGGCGGAGAACAAAACAGCCCGGTCAATCTGGACATCGACGAACACGAAGAAACGGCACGACATTTTCTGGCGATGGACGGCACGGAATACTGCGCCGCCGCGCGCTGGCGCATACCGGAACCCGGTATTGCAAGACTGGAACGCATCGTCGTGCACCCAAACTGGCGCAAAAAGGGCATCGGCCATAGAATTGTCCGCGCCATGTTGGACGACGTCGAAAAATCCATGCCCGAATGCCGGCTCATCCGCCTGTGCGCGCAGGATTACGCGATTCCATTTTACCAACGTCTGGGTTTCGCGGTGGTCGGCGACGGCTTTCTGGACGAAACCGATTACCCCCATCACTGGATGGAAAAACCGGCCTGA
- the dnaJ gene encoding molecular chaperone DnaJ: MADTGYYDVLGVAKTATDAEIKSAFRKLAMQFHPDKNPGDKKAEAKFKEINHAYDILKDSEKRAAYDRYGAAAFEGGMGGARGGNPFGQGGNPFGQGGFEFNFGGGAGGFSDIFEEMFGDIMGGARGGRQGGGARGGYQSGAARGSDLQYGVEITLEDAFKGTEKTIRVPTFAACDTCHGSGAKAGTKPETCPTCKGQGRVRAQQGFFTIERGCPTCGGAGQVIKEKCTACGGAGRVRREKTLKVNIPSGIEHGRRIRLAGEGEAGANGGPAGDLYVLVNIKAHKLFTREGADLHCRVPIAMSIAALGGAIEVPTIEGGRAEVKLPAGTQTGQQFRLKAKGMSMMRSSARGDMYIELFVETPVHLSKKQKELLAEFAGNDPSANSPESQGFFKKVKEFWNDLTD; the protein is encoded by the coding sequence ATGGCCGATACGGGTTATTACGACGTGCTGGGCGTGGCCAAAACCGCCACCGACGCCGAAATCAAATCGGCGTTCCGCAAGCTGGCGATGCAATTCCATCCCGACAAAAACCCCGGCGACAAAAAGGCCGAGGCGAAGTTCAAGGAAATCAACCACGCCTACGACATTCTGAAAGACTCGGAAAAACGCGCGGCTTACGACCGCTACGGCGCGGCGGCGTTCGAGGGCGGCATGGGCGGCGCGCGCGGCGGCAACCCCTTCGGACAGGGCGGCAACCCATTCGGCCAAGGCGGATTTGAATTCAACTTCGGCGGCGGCGCGGGCGGATTTTCCGACATTTTTGAAGAAATGTTCGGCGACATCATGGGCGGCGCGCGCGGCGGACGGCAGGGCGGTGGCGCGCGCGGCGGCTATCAATCCGGCGCGGCGCGCGGATCCGATTTGCAATACGGCGTCGAAATCACCCTTGAAGACGCGTTCAAAGGCACCGAGAAAACCATCCGCGTCCCCACCTTCGCGGCTTGCGATACCTGCCACGGATCGGGCGCCAAGGCGGGCACCAAACCCGAAACCTGCCCGACCTGCAAGGGTCAGGGCCGCGTGCGCGCGCAACAGGGTTTCTTCACCATCGAACGCGGCTGCCCCACTTGCGGCGGCGCGGGTCAGGTAATCAAGGAAAAATGCACCGCCTGCGGCGGCGCGGGCCGCGTGCGCCGGGAAAAGACGCTCAAGGTGAACATTCCTTCGGGCATCGAACACGGCCGCCGCATCCGCCTTGCCGGCGAGGGCGAGGCCGGAGCCAATGGCGGCCCGGCAGGTGACCTGTATGTTCTGGTCAACATCAAGGCGCACAAGCTGTTCACGCGCGAAGGCGCGGACCTGCATTGCCGCGTGCCGATCGCGATGAGCATCGCCGCCCTCGGCGGCGCGATCGAGGTGCCGACCATCGAAGGCGGCCGGGCCGAGGTCAAGCTGCCTGCCGGCACCCAGACCGGCCAGCAATTCCGCCTCAAGGCCAAGGGCATGTCGATGATGCGTTCAAGCGCGCGCGGCGACATGTATATCGAGCTGTTCGTCGAAACTCCGGTGCACCTTTCCAAAAAGCAAAAGGAATTGCTGGCCGAATTCGCGGGCAACGACCCTTCCGCCAACTCGCCGGAATCCCAGGGCTTCTTCAAAAAGGTCAAGGAATTCTGGAACGATCTGACCGATTGA